A part of Streptomyces sp. DSM 40750 genomic DNA contains:
- a CDS encoding MBL fold metallo-hydrolase → MTHVHDHGGGVRSIEVPIPDNPLGHTLVYVVDTDHGPVLVDTGWDDPASWDTLTTGLTACGTSIAEIHGVVITHHHPDHHGLSGAVREASGAWIAMHAADTAIVRRTRGTGPDRWFSYMTDKLTAAGAPEEHLAPLRTPRRPRALPGFSPALPDREIAPGELLALPGRRVRAIWTPGHTPGHVCLHLEETHPAQLPGHGRLFSGDHLLPEISPHIGLYEDPDDDTVTDPLGDYLDSLERVGRLAPAEVLPAHQYAFTDTAARVRELLAHHESRLTGLLTLLAEPLTPWQLAERMEWNRPWSQIPFGSRNIAVSEAEAHLRRLVKLGSAEAVTGSDPVTYVAV, encoded by the coding sequence ATGACACACGTGCACGACCACGGCGGAGGCGTACGGTCCATCGAGGTCCCCATCCCGGACAACCCGCTCGGCCACACACTCGTGTACGTCGTCGACACCGACCACGGACCGGTACTGGTCGACACCGGCTGGGACGACCCGGCATCGTGGGACACACTCACCACGGGCCTGACGGCGTGCGGCACGTCGATCGCGGAGATCCACGGCGTCGTGATCACCCATCACCACCCCGACCACCACGGCCTGTCGGGCGCGGTGCGCGAGGCCTCCGGCGCGTGGATCGCGATGCACGCGGCGGACACGGCGATCGTACGGCGCACCCGCGGCACCGGCCCGGACCGCTGGTTCTCGTACATGACGGACAAGCTCACGGCCGCCGGCGCCCCCGAGGAACACCTGGCCCCCCTGCGTACCCCGCGCCGCCCCCGCGCCCTGCCCGGCTTCTCCCCGGCACTGCCCGACCGCGAGATAGCTCCCGGCGAACTCCTCGCCCTCCCCGGCCGCCGAGTCCGCGCGATCTGGACGCCGGGCCACACCCCCGGCCACGTCTGCCTCCACCTGGAGGAAACCCACCCCGCCCAACTACCGGGCCATGGACGGCTGTTCTCCGGCGACCACCTCCTCCCCGAGATCAGCCCGCACATCGGCCTGTACGAGGACCCGGACGACGACACCGTCACCGACCCCCTCGGCGACTACCTCGACTCCCTCGAACGCGTCGGCCGCCTCGCCCCCGCCGAGGTCCTCCCGGCCCACCAGTACGCGTTCACCGACACCGCCGCCCGCGTACGGGAGTTGCTGGCCCACCACGAGTCCCGGCTCACCGGCCTGCTCACCCTCCTCGCCGAGCCCCTCACCCCCTGGCAACTCGCCGAACGCATGGAATGGAACCGCCCCTGGTCCCAGATCCCCTTCGGCTCCCGCAACATCGCCGTCTCGGAGGCCGAGGCCCATCTGCGGCGACTGGTGAAACTGGGGAGCGCGGAGGCGGTGACGGGGAGCGATCCGGTGACGTATGTGGCGGTGTGA
- a CDS encoding DUF5336 domain-containing protein produces the protein MNIRSLTRGDGVVIGAAVLLFIASFLDTFDGSGDDVPNAWDNLGLVMSMYVAGIVGAVLIVIARALPQPPKVVGLDVGQLGVALTIFAAWTSFWSIIDPFGAMEELFGTFGGSEPDSGAGLILGLIACLLLAAAAVATPLVPALKAALVGAPRPAAPQPYGAQPPGGYGYPGAGAQQAPFGAGQPQPGQPGQPGPGQPGPGAPFGGAPQQQAAAPQPPAGDFSPFWFAVPVARPLFAEDGSQSTIAELAPGTWYLAVEQRGPSLVAQTQDGRRGVLQDTSGIQRG, from the coding sequence GTGAATATCCGCTCCCTCACCAGAGGCGACGGCGTCGTGATCGGAGCAGCGGTATTGCTGTTCATCGCGTCGTTCCTCGACACGTTCGACGGCTCCGGCGACGACGTACCCAATGCCTGGGACAACCTCGGCTTGGTGATGAGCATGTACGTCGCCGGCATCGTCGGCGCGGTGCTGATCGTCATCGCCCGTGCGCTGCCGCAGCCGCCCAAGGTCGTCGGCCTGGACGTCGGCCAACTCGGGGTGGCCCTGACCATCTTCGCCGCGTGGACCTCGTTCTGGTCGATCATCGACCCGTTCGGAGCGATGGAGGAGCTCTTCGGCACCTTCGGCGGCTCGGAGCCCGACTCCGGTGCCGGTCTCATCCTCGGTCTGATCGCCTGCCTGCTCCTGGCCGCCGCGGCCGTCGCCACCCCCCTCGTCCCCGCCCTCAAGGCCGCCCTCGTCGGCGCCCCGCGTCCGGCCGCCCCGCAGCCGTACGGCGCCCAGCCGCCCGGTGGTTACGGCTACCCGGGCGCCGGTGCGCAGCAGGCTCCGTTCGGTGCGGGCCAGCCGCAGCCCGGTCAGCCGGGTCAGCCGGGGCCGGGTCAGCCGGGGCCGGGAGCGCCGTTCGGTGGTGCTCCGCAGCAGCAGGCGGCGGCCCCGCAGCCGCCGGCCGGGGACTTCTCGCCGTTCTGGTTCGCGGTGCCGGTGGCCCGTCCGCTGTTCGCCGAGGACGGTTCGCAGTCGACGATCGCCGAACTGGCGCCGGGCACCTGGTACTTGGCGGTCGAGCAGCGCGGCCCCAGCCTGGTGGCCCAGACGCAGGACGGCCGTCGTGGTGTCCTTCAGGACACCAGCGGTATCCAGCGCGGCTGA
- a CDS encoding class I SAM-dependent methyltransferase, whose product MLTVDFSRFPLAPGDRVLDLGCGAGRHAFECYRRGAQVVALDQNGEEIREVAKWFAAMKEAGEAPEGATATAMEGDALALPFPDESFDVVIISEVMEHIPDDKGVLAEMVRVLKPGGRIAITVPRYGPEKVCWTLSDAYHEVEGGHIRIYKADELLARIREAGLKPYGTHHAHALHSPYWWLKCAFGVDNDKALPVRAYHKLLVWDIMKKPLATRVAEQALNPLIGKSFVAYATKPHLPRVSEEAGTEAGAGAETAVETKAGAAAK is encoded by the coding sequence GTGCTGACCGTCGACTTCTCCCGGTTCCCGCTCGCCCCGGGGGACCGGGTCCTGGATCTCGGCTGTGGAGCGGGCCGGCACGCCTTCGAGTGCTACCGGCGCGGCGCCCAGGTCGTGGCCCTCGACCAGAACGGCGAGGAGATCCGCGAGGTCGCCAAGTGGTTCGCGGCGATGAAGGAGGCGGGCGAGGCCCCGGAGGGCGCGACCGCCACCGCGATGGAGGGCGACGCCCTCGCGCTGCCCTTCCCCGACGAGTCCTTCGACGTCGTCATCATCTCCGAGGTGATGGAGCACATCCCCGACGACAAGGGCGTACTCGCGGAGATGGTCCGGGTGCTGAAGCCCGGCGGCCGCATAGCCATCACCGTCCCGCGCTACGGCCCCGAGAAGGTCTGCTGGACGCTCTCCGACGCGTATCACGAGGTCGAGGGCGGCCACATCCGCATCTACAAGGCGGACGAACTGCTGGCCAGGATCCGCGAGGCCGGCCTCAAGCCGTACGGCACCCACCACGCCCACGCCCTGCACTCGCCGTACTGGTGGCTGAAGTGCGCGTTCGGCGTCGACAACGACAAGGCGCTGCCCGTGCGCGCGTACCACAAGCTGCTGGTCTGGGACATCATGAAGAAGCCCCTGGCCACCCGGGTCGCCGAACAGGCGCTGAACCCGCTGATCGGCAAGAGCTTCGTGGCGTACGCGACGAAGCCCCATCTTCCCCGGGTCTCCGAGGAAGCCGGGACCGAGGCCGGTGCCGGCGCCGAGACCGCTGTAGAGACCAAGGCCGGGGCGGCCGCCAAGTGA
- a CDS encoding LLM class F420-dependent oxidoreductase, which yields MRLGLALGYWGRGPSADHVPLAQEAERLGYDSVWTAESWGSDAFTPLTWIAAHTSRIKLGTAVAQMAARSPTTTAMHALTLDHLSGGRALLGLGLSGPQVVEGWYGRPFPKSPLTATREYVDVVRQVLRREAPVELDGRFHPLPYGGPDGTGIGKALKSITHPLRADLPVLLGAEGPKNIAQTAHIADGWLPLYWSPTRTDVYEASLTDLSDGFLIAPMARAKVCDDVSEGLLPVKAMLGFYIGGMGHAKRNFHADLMARMGYEEEARHIQRLFLDGRREEAVLAVPDAFADEISLIGPRERIAERLELWRKGPVTDLLVLAPDPHTLRVLAELNS from the coding sequence ATGCGGCTCGGTCTGGCACTCGGCTACTGGGGGCGCGGCCCCTCGGCGGACCATGTCCCGCTCGCGCAGGAGGCGGAGCGGCTCGGCTACGACTCGGTGTGGACCGCCGAGTCGTGGGGCTCGGACGCCTTCACCCCGCTCACCTGGATCGCGGCGCACACCTCAAGGATCAAGCTGGGCACGGCGGTTGCGCAGATGGCCGCCCGTTCACCCACCACCACCGCGATGCACGCCCTGACCCTGGACCATCTCTCCGGCGGACGCGCCCTCCTGGGCCTGGGGCTCTCCGGGCCGCAGGTCGTCGAGGGCTGGTACGGGCGCCCGTTCCCGAAGTCCCCGCTGACCGCGACCAGGGAGTACGTCGACGTCGTACGCCAAGTCCTCAGGCGTGAGGCCCCTGTTGAGCTGGACGGGCGCTTCCACCCCCTCCCGTACGGCGGACCGGACGGCACCGGCATCGGCAAGGCGCTGAAGTCCATCACGCACCCCCTCCGCGCCGACCTGCCCGTCCTGCTCGGTGCCGAAGGACCGAAGAACATCGCGCAGACGGCCCACATAGCGGACGGCTGGCTGCCGTTGTACTGGTCGCCGACGCGGACGGATGTCTACGAGGCGTCGCTGACAGACCTCTCCGACGGCTTCCTCATCGCGCCCATGGCCCGCGCCAAGGTCTGCGACGACGTCTCCGAAGGGCTGCTGCCCGTGAAGGCGATGCTCGGCTTCTACATCGGCGGGATGGGGCACGCGAAGCGCAACTTCCACGCCGATCTGATGGCCCGGATGGGGTACGAGGAGGAGGCCCGGCACATCCAGCGGCTCTTCCTCGACGGGCGGCGCGAGGAGGCCGTACTCGCCGTGCCGGACGCCTTCGCGGATGAGATCTCGCTGATCGGGCCGCGCGAACGCATCGCGGAGCGGCTGGAGTTGTGGCGGAAGGGGCCGGTGACGGACCTGCTGGTGCTCGCCCCCGACCCGCACACGCTACGGGTGCTGGCGGAGCTCAACTCCTGA
- a CDS encoding prenyltransferase produces MTTPRTEHLILPGVLTAEQAAATVRGILAVQRADGAIPWFRGHHLDPWDHTEAAMALDAAGEHEAAERAYEWLRLHQNTDGSWYAAYADGDAHDVTDRGRETNFVAYIAVGVWHHYLATGDDTFLDRMWPAVYAAVEFVLRLQQPGGQIGWRRDDDGTPTADALLTGSSSVHHALRCALAIAEQREEPQPDWELAVGTLRHAIRRHPERFLDKDRYSMDWYYPVLGGALIGAEAKSRIEEGWDRFVVPGFGVRCVVPNPWVTGGESAELALALWVMGESDRALEILQSIQHLRDPDSGLYWTGYVFEDRAVWPEELTSWTAGSLLLAVAALGGDEATCAVFSGERLPRGLDAECC; encoded by the coding sequence GTGACGACGCCCCGGACAGAACACCTGATCCTGCCCGGGGTCCTCACCGCCGAGCAGGCCGCCGCCACCGTGCGCGGCATCCTCGCGGTGCAGCGCGCCGACGGTGCCATCCCGTGGTTCCGCGGGCACCACCTCGACCCGTGGGACCACACCGAGGCGGCCATGGCCCTGGACGCGGCCGGTGAGCACGAGGCCGCCGAGCGCGCCTACGAATGGCTGCGCCTCCACCAGAACACGGACGGCTCCTGGTACGCCGCGTACGCCGACGGCGACGCGCACGACGTCACCGACCGCGGCCGTGAGACCAACTTCGTCGCGTACATAGCCGTCGGCGTCTGGCACCACTACCTGGCCACCGGCGACGACACCTTCCTCGACCGCATGTGGCCGGCCGTCTACGCGGCGGTGGAGTTCGTGCTGCGGCTCCAGCAGCCCGGCGGCCAGATCGGCTGGCGCCGCGACGACGACGGCACACCCACGGCCGACGCGCTGCTCACCGGCAGCTCCTCCGTCCACCACGCGCTGCGCTGCGCGCTCGCCATCGCCGAGCAGCGCGAAGAGCCGCAGCCCGACTGGGAGTTGGCGGTCGGGACGCTGCGCCACGCGATACGCCGGCATCCCGAGCGGTTCCTCGACAAGGACCGCTACTCGATGGACTGGTACTACCCCGTGCTCGGCGGCGCGCTCATCGGCGCCGAGGCCAAGTCCCGTATAGAGGAAGGCTGGGACCGCTTCGTCGTCCCCGGCTTCGGCGTCCGCTGCGTGGTCCCCAACCCCTGGGTGACCGGCGGCGAGTCGGCCGAACTCGCCCTGGCGCTCTGGGTGATGGGCGAGTCCGACCGCGCTCTGGAGATCCTCCAGTCCATCCAGCACCTCCGCGACCCCGACTCGGGCCTGTACTGGACGGGTTACGTCTTCGAGGACCGGGCGGTCTGGCCCGAGGAGTTGACCTCCTGGACCGCCGGTTCCCTGCTCCTGGCCGTAGCAGCGTTGGGCGGCGACGAGGCGACCTGCGCGGTCTTCAGCGGGGAGCGCCTGCCGCGCGGGCTGGACGCGGAGTGCTGTTGA
- a CDS encoding aldehyde dehydrogenase: protein MTELVEHGQLFIGGELTDPLGTDVIEVVSPHTEEVIGRVPHASRADVDRAVAVARQAFDHGPWPRTTLDERIEVVARIKDAFAVRHEEFARIISSENGTPYTSSVMVQALASLMAWDAAITTARDFTYEERRDGVLGKILVRREPVGVVAAVVPWNVPQFTAAAKLAPALLAGCPVILKVSPETPLDAYLLAEIAAEAGLPEGVLSILPADREVSEYLVGHPGVDKVSFTGSVAAGKRVMEVAARNLTRVTLELGGKSAAVILPDADAGTAVNGIAPFAWMINGQACVAQTRILVPRSRYDEFAEAFAAAAFALKVGDPLDPATELGPLVAQRQQRRSLDYIRIGQEEGAKILTGGGRPAGLDRGWYVEPTLFGDVDNSMRIAREEIFGPVICLLPYSDEAEAVRIANDSDYGLSGSVWTADDEHGIDIARQVRTGTYSVNTFSLDMLGPFGGYKNSGLGREFGPEGYGEYLEHKMIHLPAGYEPPATVVAGKGVG from the coding sequence ATGACCGAGCTCGTGGAACACGGACAGCTGTTCATCGGCGGGGAGTTGACCGACCCCCTGGGTACGGACGTCATCGAGGTGGTCTCGCCGCACACCGAGGAGGTCATCGGACGGGTACCGCACGCCTCACGGGCGGACGTCGACCGGGCCGTGGCCGTGGCGCGGCAGGCCTTCGACCATGGGCCCTGGCCCCGCACGACCCTCGACGAACGCATCGAGGTCGTCGCCCGGATCAAGGACGCCTTCGCCGTACGCCACGAGGAGTTCGCCCGGATCATCAGCTCCGAGAACGGCACCCCGTACACCTCCAGCGTGATGGTGCAGGCGCTCGCCTCACTGATGGCATGGGACGCGGCGATCACGACGGCGCGCGACTTCACGTACGAGGAACGGCGGGACGGCGTCCTCGGCAAGATCCTGGTCCGGCGCGAGCCCGTCGGGGTCGTCGCGGCGGTCGTCCCCTGGAACGTCCCGCAGTTCACCGCCGCCGCCAAACTCGCCCCCGCCCTGCTCGCGGGCTGCCCGGTGATCCTGAAGGTGTCGCCCGAAACGCCCCTGGACGCCTACCTGTTGGCGGAGATCGCCGCCGAGGCCGGCCTGCCCGAAGGCGTGCTCTCCATCCTCCCCGCCGACCGCGAGGTCAGCGAGTACCTGGTCGGGCACCCGGGCGTCGACAAGGTCTCCTTCACCGGCTCGGTCGCCGCCGGCAAGCGGGTCATGGAGGTCGCCGCCCGCAACCTCACCCGCGTCACCCTGGAGCTGGGCGGCAAGTCGGCGGCCGTGATCCTGCCGGACGCCGACGCGGGGACCGCCGTCAACGGCATCGCCCCCTTCGCCTGGATGATCAACGGCCAGGCCTGCGTCGCCCAGACCCGCATCCTCGTCCCCCGCTCCCGCTACGACGAGTTCGCCGAGGCCTTCGCGGCGGCCGCCTTCGCGCTGAAGGTCGGCGACCCCCTGGACCCGGCCACCGAACTCGGCCCCCTCGTCGCCCAGCGCCAGCAGCGCCGCAGCCTCGACTACATACGCATCGGCCAGGAGGAAGGCGCCAAGATCCTCACCGGCGGTGGCCGCCCGGCCGGCCTCGACCGCGGCTGGTACGTCGAACCGACCCTCTTCGGCGACGTCGACAACTCCATGCGCATCGCCCGCGAGGAGATCTTCGGCCCGGTGATCTGCCTCCTCCCGTACAGCGACGAGGCCGAGGCCGTACGCATCGCCAACGACTCCGACTACGGCCTCAGCGGCAGCGTCTGGACCGCCGACGACGAACACGGCATCGACATCGCCCGCCAGGTCCGCACCGGTACCTACTCCGTCAACACCTTCAGCCTCGACATGCTCGGCCCCTTCGGCGGCTACAAGAACTCCGGCCTGGGGCGCGAGTTCGGCCCCGAGGGCTACGGCGAGTATCTGGAACACAAGATGATCCATCTGCCCGCCGGCTACGAGCCGCCCGCCACCGTCGTCGCGGGGAAGGGGGTCGGGTGA
- a CDS encoding tetratricopeptide repeat protein: protein MRKSEAKELIKQAYAAWEAEEWQRAADLYEQVLAHFPDEKPSAEWWYDAALGHKFLRNWEKAYELGVQAAARSPRGEGDPAYWNLGIAATIRRDWTTARDAWAGFGIELPDGEGEINDGFGHACVRLDTDGEREVVWVERLCPTRGRVVNVPVTTGRRYGEIVLHDGQPNGERVVDGTTYPVFDELLLFEPSDLPTFQVTVDAAEPAELEALVALFTDHDFGAEPVGSLTMHCACCSEGTLHTERSVHAGVQRVSLAAPEDEARRLLEQWAGEKAIGRGWSGLEAVG from the coding sequence GTGCGGAAGTCCGAGGCGAAAGAGCTGATCAAGCAGGCGTACGCGGCCTGGGAGGCCGAGGAGTGGCAGCGCGCCGCCGATCTCTACGAACAGGTGCTCGCCCATTTCCCGGACGAGAAGCCGAGCGCGGAATGGTGGTACGACGCCGCGCTCGGCCACAAGTTCCTGCGCAACTGGGAGAAGGCGTACGAACTCGGCGTCCAGGCCGCCGCCCGCTCACCGCGCGGCGAGGGCGACCCCGCGTACTGGAACCTCGGCATCGCCGCCACGATCCGCCGCGACTGGACCACCGCCCGCGACGCCTGGGCCGGCTTCGGCATCGAACTCCCGGACGGCGAGGGCGAGATCAACGACGGCTTCGGCCACGCCTGCGTCCGCCTGGACACCGACGGCGAACGCGAGGTCGTCTGGGTCGAACGCCTCTGCCCGACCCGCGGCCGTGTCGTGAACGTCCCGGTGACCACCGGTCGCCGCTACGGCGAGATCGTCCTCCACGACGGCCAGCCCAACGGCGAACGCGTCGTCGACGGCACGACCTACCCCGTCTTCGACGAACTCCTCCTCTTCGAGCCGTCGGATCTCCCCACCTTCCAGGTCACGGTCGACGCCGCCGAGCCCGCCGAGCTGGAAGCCCTGGTCGCCCTCTTCACCGACCACGACTTCGGCGCCGAGCCGGTCGGCAGCCTGACGATGCACTGCGCCTGCTGCAGCGAGGGCACCCTCCACACGGAGCGCAGCGTCCACGCCGGCGTCCAGCGCGTCTCCCTGGCGGCCCCGGAGGACGAGGCCCGGCGGCTGCTGGAGCAGTGGGCGGGGGAGAAGGCGATCGGGCGCGGCTGGAGCGGGCTGGAGGCCGTGGGCTAG
- a CDS encoding ferredoxin, translating into MGDRWRVEVDRSLCIGSAQCTHLAPDAFHLDSAMQSHPAEPETDANERILKAAEGCPVEAIAISLPGSGEPVFPPEE; encoded by the coding sequence ATGGGCGACCGCTGGCGCGTGGAGGTGGACCGCTCCCTCTGCATCGGCTCGGCCCAGTGCACCCATCTCGCCCCGGACGCCTTCCACCTCGACTCCGCCATGCAGTCCCACCCCGCCGAACCGGAGACCGACGCCAACGAACGCATCCTGAAGGCGGCCGAGGGCTGCCCGGTGGAGGCGATCGCGATCTCCCTGCCGGGGAGTGGGGAGCCGGTGTTCCCGCCGGAGGAGTAG
- a CDS encoding N-acetylmuramoyl-L-alanine amidase — protein sequence MSYVGPDFDPPQPRRSPLRRPLTVAVAAVVVGAVAGWGVWQGVGDSGGGDDGSDSAAVPQTRSATTPPVSPDPSTSDDGEDKAASPSGSASAPAATGPLKGKVVVIDPGHNPGNFQHTTEINRKVNIGTGSKECDTTGTTTNDGYPEAKFTLDVSRRLRTLLEQQGATVKFTQDEDRDWGPCIDERARIGNEAKADAVVSIHADGSGAGNRGFHVILPGSVNEGDADTRPIVAPSRDLGERIAGYFVRATGSAPSNYVGDGTGLVTREDLGGLNLSTVPKVFIECGNMRDSKDAALLTSGAWRQKAARGISDGITSFLKN from the coding sequence ATCCGCCCCAGCCCCGCCGTTCTCCCCTTCGCCGTCCGCTGACCGTGGCGGTGGCCGCGGTCGTGGTGGGGGCGGTGGCCGGGTGGGGCGTCTGGCAGGGCGTCGGGGATTCCGGGGGCGGGGACGACGGGTCGGACAGTGCGGCGGTCCCGCAGACCCGGTCGGCGACCACTCCTCCGGTGTCTCCCGACCCGTCCACGTCCGACGACGGCGAAGACAAGGCGGCGAGCCCCTCCGGCTCCGCCTCCGCGCCCGCCGCGACCGGCCCCCTCAAGGGCAAGGTCGTCGTCATCGACCCGGGGCACAACCCCGGCAACTTCCAGCACACCACCGAGATCAACCGCAAGGTCAACATCGGGACGGGCTCGAAGGAGTGCGACACGACGGGGACGACCACCAACGACGGTTATCCGGAAGCCAAGTTCACGCTGGACGTCTCCCGGCGGCTGCGGACGCTCCTCGAACAGCAGGGCGCCACAGTGAAGTTCACGCAGGACGAGGACCGGGACTGGGGTCCGTGCATCGACGAGCGGGCGCGGATCGGCAACGAGGCGAAGGCGGACGCGGTGGTGTCGATCCACGCGGACGGCTCGGGGGCCGGCAATCGCGGCTTCCATGTGATCCTGCCGGGTTCGGTGAACGAGGGCGACGCCGATACGCGGCCCATCGTCGCCCCCTCCCGCGATCTCGGCGAGCGCATCGCCGGCTACTTCGTCCGCGCCACCGGCAGCGCCCCCTCCAACTACGTGGGCGACGGCACCGGCTTGGTCACCCGCGAGGACCTCGGCGGCCTCAATCTGTCGACCGTCCCCAAGGTGTTCATCGAGTGCGGCAACATGCGCGACAGCAAGGACGCGGCCCTGCTCACCAGCGGTGCCTGGCGGCAGAAAGCGGCGCGGGGAATCTCGGACGGCATCACGAGCTTCCTGAAAAATTGA
- a CDS encoding TetR family transcriptional regulator translates to MPAEVKVEASTLRPDSAPLTERQEARRRRILHASAQLASRGGFDAVQMREVAESSQVALGTLYRYFPSKIHLLVATMQDQLEHMHGTLRKKPPTGETAAERVAETLMRAFRALQREPHLADAMVRALTFADRSVSPEVDQVSHQTTAIILDAMGLEHPTPEQLSAVRVIEHTWHSALITWLSGRASIAQVKIDIETVCRLIDLTAPTPAQHK, encoded by the coding sequence ATGCCTGCGGAAGTCAAGGTGGAAGCCAGCACCCTGCGACCGGACTCGGCGCCCCTCACGGAGCGACAGGAGGCCCGTCGGCGTCGCATCCTGCACGCGAGTGCCCAGCTGGCCAGCCGGGGCGGTTTCGACGCCGTACAGATGCGTGAGGTCGCCGAGTCCTCCCAGGTCGCCCTCGGCACGCTCTACCGCTACTTCCCGTCCAAGATCCATCTGCTGGTCGCCACCATGCAGGATCAGCTGGAGCACATGCACGGCACGCTCCGCAAGAAGCCGCCGACCGGCGAGACGGCCGCCGAGCGCGTCGCGGAGACCCTCATGCGCGCCTTCCGCGCCCTCCAGCGCGAGCCCCACCTCGCCGACGCCATGGTCCGCGCCCTCACCTTCGCCGACCGCAGCGTCAGCCCCGAGGTCGACCAGGTCTCCCATCAGACCACCGCGATCATCCTCGACGCGATGGGCCTGGAGCACCCGACCCCGGAGCAGCTGTCGGCGGTCCGCGTCATCGAGCACACCTGGCACTCGGCCCTGATCACGTGGCTCTCCGGCCGCGCCTCCATCGCCCAGGTGAAGATCGACATCGAGACGGTGTGCCGCCTGATCGACCTGACGGCCCCGACCCCGGCCCAGCACAAATAG
- a CDS encoding glycosyltransferase family 4 protein — translation MTAEASQAGSRHDLAADGGRPLDIALLTYKGNPFCGGQGVYVRHLSRELARLGHRVEVIGSQPYPVLDEDAVPGDGPGGISLTELPSLDLYRQPDPFRTPKRGEYRDWIDALEVATMWTGGFPEPLTFSLRARRHLRARRGEFDVVHDNQTLGYGLLGDVGAPLVTTIHHPITVDRQLELDAAEGWKRRMSVRRWYAFTRMQKRVARRLPSVLTVSGTSRQEIVDHLGVRDDRMHVVHIGADTDLFSPDPAVARVPGRIVTTSSADVPLKGLVFLIEALAKVRTEHTAAHLVVVGKRPAEGPVAQAVERYGLEGAVEFVKGISDAELVDLVRSAEVACVPSLYEGFSLPAAEAMATGTPLVATTGGAIPEVAGPDGETCLAVPPGDPGALAAGLSRLLGDPELRQRLGRAGRERVLQRFTWARAAEGTVAHYREAIARAEGRPVAVPAAEQTLGTPAADDAHEAVEEVVEANRESANRESRATC, via the coding sequence GTGACCGCTGAGGCCAGTCAGGCGGGGTCCCGGCATGACCTCGCTGCCGACGGCGGGCGACCGCTCGACATCGCGCTCCTCACCTATAAAGGGAACCCGTTCTGCGGGGGCCAGGGCGTCTACGTACGGCACCTCTCGCGCGAGCTCGCGCGCCTCGGCCACCGGGTCGAGGTCATCGGCTCCCAGCCCTACCCCGTGCTCGACGAGGACGCCGTCCCCGGTGACGGTCCGGGCGGGATCTCCCTCACAGAGCTGCCCAGCCTCGACCTCTACCGGCAGCCCGACCCCTTCCGCACCCCGAAGCGCGGCGAGTACCGCGACTGGATCGACGCCCTCGAAGTCGCGACGATGTGGACCGGCGGCTTTCCCGAGCCGCTGACCTTCTCCCTCCGCGCCCGCCGCCATCTGCGCGCCCGGCGCGGCGAGTTCGACGTCGTCCACGACAACCAGACACTCGGGTACGGCCTGTTGGGCGATGTGGGCGCGCCCCTCGTCACCACCATCCACCACCCCATCACCGTCGACCGGCAGTTGGAGCTGGACGCGGCCGAGGGATGGAAGCGGCGGATGTCCGTGCGCCGCTGGTACGCCTTCACACGCATGCAGAAGCGGGTCGCGCGGCGGCTGCCGTCCGTGCTCACCGTCTCCGGCACCTCCCGCCAGGAGATCGTCGACCACCTCGGCGTACGCGACGACCGCATGCACGTCGTGCACATCGGCGCCGACACCGACCTCTTCTCGCCGGACCCGGCCGTGGCGCGGGTGCCCGGCCGGATCGTCACCACCTCCAGCGCGGACGTGCCGCTCAAGGGGCTCGTCTTCCTCATCGAGGCGCTCGCCAAGGTGCGCACCGAGCACACGGCCGCCCATCTGGTCGTCGTGGGCAAGCGGCCCGCCGAGGGCCCGGTCGCCCAGGCCGTCGAGCGGTACGGCCTCGAAGGCGCCGTCGAGTTCGTCAAGGGCATCTCGGACGCCGAGCTGGTCGACCTGGTCCGCTCGGCCGAGGTCGCCTGCGTCCCCTCGCTGTACGAGGGGTTCTCGCTGCCCGCCGCCGAGGCCATGGCCACCGGTACGCCGCTGGTCGCCACCACCGGCGGGGCCATACCGGAGGTCGCCGGACCCGACGGCGAGACCTGCCTCGCGGTGCCCCCGGGCGACCCGGGCGCCCTGGCCGCCGGGCTCAGCCGACTCCTCGGCGACCCGGAACTGAGGCAGCGGCTCGGCCGCGCGGGACGCGAGCGCGTGCTCCAGCGGTTCACCTGGGCCAGGGCGGCCGAGGGCACGGTAGCCCACTACCGCGAGGCGATCGCCCGCGCGGAGGGGCGCCCCGTGGCCGTACCAGCGGCCGAGCAGACCCTCGGAACCCCCGCAGCCGACGACGCCCACGAGGCCGTCGAAGAAGTAGTTGAAGCAAACCGCGAAAGCGCCAACCGCGAAAGCAGGGCCACGTGCTGA